The Diadema setosum chromosome 8, eeDiaSeto1, whole genome shotgun sequence genome includes the window AGGAGATACCTTGGTCAGTGGCGGTAAAATGTGACTCATTTAATGATTGGTGTTGTAATGATCAGGTGTATTAATGATCCGGATGAGGGTCCTAGAGATTTTCTAATGGATAGAATAGGCTGTATGACCATGCGGAATCGGGCGCGGATGTTTGCGTTCTCCGAGTACCAAGTAgtttccccccacccccccccccccccccttccttcctTGCTCGGAACAattggaagaaaaaacaacaacaaagaaacatgtgatcaaatctttaaaaatcacaAAGGAATGCCTACTTGAACGGAATAGGCCCAGACCTACTGAGTGATATGTAAAACAGAATATATGAACGCTGTCTTCTCTTTAGACAGTTCAACATGATTTATCCCGTCGATTATCCAAACTAACGCTGAATTAGCCTCATCTCGATTGAAAGAATATTCTAATTCACCTGCAGTGTAGGACCAAATGCCGTTAACATGACAACAGAAATTGTGAATAGGCCTTAATTCACTTGCTTGGTTTTggtgctgttttttgtttgtttggggttttccGTTAATTTCTATTTCAGTCATAActtacagggggggggggggttgttcgGTATGCCTAACAATATTAATTTGTTATGCACGGACACAGCAATGCGCCTGACTCATCGCATAACCCATtgaattatcttttcttcttatttcggATCGAAGCCCCCGATTATGGCCGTTAAAGATGtacagtgttttaaaaccaAATAAGTCTATAAACCTTTTCTTACGCTTGTAACAGAAGATAAAGTAGATAATGAAGATAAACAGTAGTCTCAAATCactacaaaatatacaattaaCAGATCAAACACTTTGATATGGCTCGTCATCGATCCcgtgaataataaaaaaaaaagtatgtacattgtatttaaattgtTCGTTCCGGCTTCTCTGCTATTTAATTATGCATAAATACAGGTTGTCGGTAGATTTTATCACCAGACGTGGCGCGCTCCATGACTTGATGAAGTCGGCACACTTGAATAGTCGATTCGAATTCCTGGCCACCCGATTTAGAGGCACCTGCTACCTCGAGCAGATTGATCTACAGAACCATGAACATCAAAACGATCCCCACAGGATGCGGGTCTACAGTGGGAAGAAATTCGCTCAGTACTGTTCCAGTGGTAAGTATACCGCATCACTGGATGAGTATAGGCAAACTtctaagaagaagaaaaaagtaccaCTTTAATCCCTAACTTTGCAAATATTAATGGTGATAACTCTCGATGACTAATGGCACATCCCATATCCATGAGTATAACTATAACCAAAGAGAGTTACTACCCAGATTGCCACGTCACGTTTCCATCTCTATAGTCGCGTTTTCAATACgatttcaacattttgaattaaatcgcatacattttgtacagagaaaatattgtttttaacCCTATTTCCATTTTATTCCACTGACGTTttctattttcctcaaaataatttgtatgattttgttCTATATGATTATTACAGTGTAGCCTACTCCCGATTTATAACggacacggttataacgagattctcgttacaacgaagtaaaaatttaggtaaaaaaaaatatcatctaTTTATATTTACATACTTTACTGTTCTGCTCTAAAGAATTTCGATgattataacgaaagaaaactgccggtcccgaggacttcgctATCACGGGAGTTGTCTAGACTGTCTAGACCTGTCTAGACCACGATTCCAAATCTTCATTCACCCGCAGAGGATGGGAGTAAACCAGATACAAGTCTACCGATCAATGACAACCTGGCTTACGAAGCGGTGATGGCAGCGCGATGTGGGGACTTTCGTCTCATGTTCAGCGTCGAGGTCCACGCGGAGGAGCGTGATCGTGGTCGGATTCCACTTCCATTTCGTCGACCACAGCACCTCAAGTACGTCAACATTCGCACGACTCGCGAGTTCAACGGCCTAACGGATATTCAACAGTCAAAGGCGTTCTTCAGGTCAGACCGTTTTACTTTGATTTGACAAACCGATCGCAGATTTCCCACACCAAATCATTTTCCACTTGCGTATCCTGGTGATGTAAAGTTGCTTTGACAATGACAATCGTAATATACAACTCGAATGCATAATGATATTGGATGCGATTCGTTATAGACAAGTTCTCAAAAAAGTTACTCAATAACAGATGCAACGATTTTGGGAGATGTCAATACCCGCTTTACCAAAGCAATATAACCCATGCATCTTCTTTTTAGCATCACGGGAATGtgaccaacaacaacaacaagcaaacaaactcgCGACAGACTAATAATTTATCTTGATATCTGGATGTATCTTCATCATAGTGACTTCGTTAACCGGCAGAAAGCTTAATGCGTTACCGTAAAAAGCGCTTCTCGACttccttttttgtttgaaaGTTTTCTAATAATCACAATTACACATTTTGCAGATTGTGATAATCGCATATTTAAAGGCTGTTAACCAAAGTTAAAAAAGAACTCACTTATTACTAAATTGTCGCATTCCATGCGGCTATTAAACAAAGACGAAATCATGGCGCGTGAGCAACAATTATGAAGTCATTTTGTCATAGTCCGCTTGCCAGCTAGCAGACGGTGCCATTGTCGGTTCCAGTGCTCACTGACGAAGCAGAGACGACACTTCCCGGTCAAGGTACGAAAGGATAGCCGAGCGAAACTCTAACCGCTTTGCAAATAGAGTGGTATAACAATATAACATTGTCAATGAATAAAACTCACGTGAATTATCATACCTTAATTCTCTCCCATTGATACAGGAAGAAACTCTTCCAGTTCTGGTCCCAGAATCACATTGCGGGAATCCCGCGCGTGATACTGGGTTGGCGGGACGACGCGCAACACGTCATCACTAGAGCAGAAACATACAAGACGGACGACATTCCCGATATCGACTTGGTAGGGATGCAGAATTTATAGGCCTACGTACCCTACGTGTCCCTTGCTTTCCAGGTTATTTTATTAACGAACATCTATTCCTATACAGTGTATCTTCATTGAGTGGTTGTAAGCTTGTATACTTCATGTCGATACACGAATCCTATTATTCTGAAAATAAACATGTATTATTtcgttgttggttttttttttttacctttttttttttttgagtgagtCCGGATTGAATTAAAATCATGGGCGTAATCAGTGCTTGAGGCattgcacgaaaaaaaaaaaagataattgcaGTTCATATTCCGCAGGTTCGTAAATTCGACAatgaagaaaagtttgttattctgaaaataCGTCAGTGCGaaagtgaaatacattttgtaaggttagttattccgaaagttcgttaatccgaaatgattAAGTTTGatattcctaaggttcgttaatccgaaaatgattttATTCCAAAGCTTCGTTTATCCGAGAATGAAATAAGGTGCGTTGGGATACGCACCCTCGTTTCGTTTGTGGAttaacgaacattatttcattttcggagtaacgaaccctatttcatttttttattaacGAACCCTACTTCAGAATCGAGGTAAAGGGAATTTGCATGggtcggaataacgaaccaagCATAACTGCTTCCTTATAGCTGGATATGAATTTGTAATCGAACCagatcttctttctttttcttttcttttttttttttgttcgtctAACTGACTATAAATCAATTTGTGTACCAAACTAGATTCTGTTTCTATTTTCAAGTGTCCGTGGAAGCCACATCGATACTTCACCGCCGTGACAAATCTTCTGTCGGAAATCATGCGCATTGTGTCTATCGATGATCCAAGGTTAGTCAGTTATCAAACCTTAATGgtttgtataatattatgtgtgtgtgtgtgtgtgtgtgtgtgtgtgtgtgtatgtgtgcgtacgtgtttgtttgttttttccccgtTGCGTTATTTCATACCTTTACCTAAAAATGCTTTTAATATCGATTCGATTACATCATGGACCTAATACATatggacattcatcgtatcgttaattaattcatgcaccttACATCTCAAAAGagccacaaagacattttagcatgcttcactgctttgatcccatgatcgtcgccgccagcaagccgggagaagaacaagacggagattcgagaaatctaaaactatatgcgcaaaagaaaataactcaccaaaatcaagtaaagtgaatgtgcagttgtggggtatgttaggaaatcataTACCTCGaacaattt containing:
- the LOC140231629 gene encoding decapping and exoribonuclease protein-like, yielding MDRPVSASSRDLKMEAKHTVGFCDHVHLGNFSLDENRNYCDDHRNRRYFVKPDPRPHFDLLEGHAAFVDRYHPASPVPSDDVESEVKSLDVVLKWIRDHSGELEKRGLITTSTGKKRLSVDFITRRGALHDLMKSAHLNSRFEFLATRFRGTCYLEQIDLQNHEHQNDPHRMRVYSGKKFAQYCSSEDGSKPDTSLPINDNLAYEAVMAARCGDFRLMFSVEVHAEERDRGRIPLPFRRPQHLKYVNIRTTREFNGLTDIQQSKAFFRKKLFQFWSQNHIAGIPRVILGWRDDAQHVITRAETYKTDDIPDIDLCPWKPHRYFTAVTNLLSEIMRIVSIDDPSVVYHLILEEVPRVCLPWSELAKRLEERRFEVRRRDGYKIVPDWFTRDVVPGR